In Candidatus Nitrosarchaeum limnium SFB1, the following proteins share a genomic window:
- a CDS encoding exosome complex RNA-binding protein Rrp4: MENKRKYVIPGDVITTGPYRPEQNVILDGNKIIATSIGISEIYDDSIKVIPLTGKYIPKIDDLVIGKVISHTSLSWELDINSCYVGFLPAQDVFGRDFSAHADELTSKLKSGDLVAARIANFDRTRDPLVTIADRDLGKIDSGTLVKISPSKVPRLIGKRGTMIQMIEMATGAAVTIGQNGWIVVSCETPEGLLKAKKAIQMVDEKAHVANLTDQVKEMLESKGES; this comes from the coding sequence ATGGAAAATAAAAGAAAATATGTTATTCCAGGCGATGTGATTACGACTGGCCCTTACAGACCAGAGCAAAATGTAATTCTTGACGGTAACAAAATAATTGCAACATCTATTGGAATTTCGGAAATTTATGATGATTCTATTAAAGTAATCCCGTTAACCGGAAAATACATCCCAAAAATTGACGATCTAGTTATTGGCAAAGTTATATCTCACACATCATTGTCATGGGAACTGGATATCAACTCCTGTTATGTGGGATTTTTACCAGCACAAGATGTCTTTGGAAGGGATTTTTCTGCACATGCCGATGAACTCACATCAAAACTCAAATCAGGTGATCTAGTTGCTGCTCGAATTGCAAATTTTGATAGAACTAGAGATCCGCTTGTAACTATAGCTGATAGAGATCTAGGTAAGATTGATTCTGGAACTCTGGTAAAAATATCTCCAAGCAAAGTCCCACGCCTAATTGGGAAGAGGGGAACTATGATACAAATGATTGAAATGGCTACCGGTGCTGCCGTAACCATTGGTCAAAACGGCTGGATAGTAGTTTCATGTGAAACTCCCGAGGGATTATTAAAGGCTAAAAAAGCCATACAAATGGTCGATGAAAAGGCACATGTTGCTAATTTGACAGACCAAGTGAAAGAAATGTTAGAATCAAAAGGTGAATCATAA
- a CDS encoding putative RNA-associated protein: protein MTDVTVVRYSYEGEKFEILVKPDPALDYKMGKKKDISSILIADEIYTDSGKGTKPSTEKLLKAFKTEDVNEIAEIMLKKGDLNLTTDQRRKMLDDKRKQIISFIAKTYVDPRTHLPHPPIRIEQAIKDGRITIEPQKSVDEQVPEIVDKLRSIIALKSENLDLEITIPAQYASQSYAVLKSVGSLKKEEWQNNGSLKAILEIPAGARPNVIDRLGSITKGSATVEVMK, encoded by the coding sequence ATGACTGATGTCACTGTTGTTAGATATTCGTATGAAGGCGAAAAATTTGAGATTTTGGTAAAACCTGATCCAGCTCTTGATTATAAAATGGGTAAGAAAAAAGATATCTCTTCTATTTTAATCGCAGATGAAATCTATACTGATTCCGGTAAGGGTACAAAACCGTCGACTGAAAAATTACTCAAGGCTTTCAAAACTGAAGATGTAAACGAGATAGCCGAGATAATGCTAAAGAAAGGTGATCTAAATCTCACCACTGATCAAAGACGTAAGATGTTAGATGACAAGAGAAAACAAATCATTTCATTTATTGCAAAGACATACGTTGACCCTAGAACTCACTTACCTCATCCGCCGATAAGAATTGAACAAGCAATAAAGGATGGACGAATTACAATTGAACCGCAAAAAAGTGTTGATGAACAAGTGCCTGAAATTGTAGACAAATTACGTTCTATCATTGCTCTTAAATCTGAAAATCTTGATCTTGAAATAACTATTCCGGCACAATATGCATCTCAATCATATGCTGTTTTGAAATCTGTTGGGTCTTTGAAAAAAGAAGAATGGCAAAATAATGGTTCTTTAAAAGCAATACTTGAAATACCCGCTGGAGCAAGGCCAAATGTGATTGATAGATTAGGTTCTATAACAAAAGGTTCTGCCACAGTTGAGGTTATGAAGTAA